Proteins encoded within one genomic window of Amycolatopsis sp. 2-15:
- a CDS encoding NAD(P)/FAD-dependent oxidoreductase, whose product MARILIVGGGFAGVWSAASAVKLRQERGLSEKDLQVTVVNAGDDMVIRPRLYEADPDRMRVPLDRVLGPIGVRRVAGTVVGIDTGARTVSAVRRDGTTATLGYDRLVLASGSQVVRPALPGAEHLFDIDTLAGAATLDSHLRRLPDREAGPGRFTAVVVGAGFTGLEIATELVGRLKELAEDFRVVLVERLDAVGPELGEGPRPAIEKALADLGVEVRLGVSLEELAHDQVRLSDGTVIPTSTVVWTAGMTASPLTSFIAAEKDHLGRLDVDEYLRVRGVPDVYAAGDTAAALSPAEGRVVMQSCQHALPQGKFAGHNVAADLLDEALVRFEPAPYVTCLSLGPAGAVVTSGWDREVQMTEHIAKDLKHTINEQWIYPPVDDPAELLDQAGPYAAWPEYEPAGTVESLAV is encoded by the coding sequence ATGGCAAGGATCCTGATCGTAGGCGGCGGCTTCGCCGGGGTGTGGAGCGCCGCGAGCGCGGTGAAGCTCCGCCAGGAACGCGGACTGTCCGAAAAGGACCTTCAGGTCACCGTGGTGAACGCCGGTGACGACATGGTGATCCGGCCGCGGCTCTACGAGGCGGATCCCGACCGCATGCGCGTGCCGCTCGACCGGGTGCTCGGCCCGATCGGCGTGCGCCGCGTCGCCGGCACCGTGGTCGGGATCGACACCGGCGCGCGCACGGTCTCCGCGGTCCGCCGCGACGGGACCACCGCCACGCTGGGCTACGACCGCCTCGTGCTCGCCTCGGGCAGCCAGGTCGTCCGGCCCGCGCTGCCCGGCGCCGAGCACCTCTTCGACATCGACACCCTCGCCGGCGCGGCCACGCTCGACTCGCACCTGCGCCGGCTGCCCGACCGCGAGGCCGGGCCCGGCCGGTTCACCGCTGTGGTCGTCGGCGCCGGGTTCACCGGGTTGGAGATCGCGACCGAGCTCGTGGGTCGGCTGAAGGAGCTGGCCGAGGACTTCCGCGTGGTGCTCGTGGAGCGGCTCGACGCCGTCGGGCCGGAGCTGGGCGAGGGCCCGCGGCCGGCGATCGAGAAGGCCCTGGCCGACCTCGGCGTCGAGGTCCGGCTCGGCGTCAGCCTGGAGGAGCTCGCCCACGACCAGGTGCGCCTTTCCGACGGCACGGTGATCCCGACGTCGACGGTCGTGTGGACGGCCGGCATGACGGCCAGCCCGCTCACCTCGTTCATCGCGGCGGAGAAGGACCACCTCGGCCGCCTCGACGTGGACGAGTACCTGCGCGTTCGCGGTGTACCCGACGTCTACGCGGCCGGCGACACGGCCGCCGCACTGTCGCCCGCCGAGGGCCGCGTGGTGATGCAGAGCTGCCAGCACGCCCTGCCCCAGGGCAAGTTCGCGGGGCACAACGTCGCCGCGGACTTGCTGGACGAGGCCCTGGTCCGGTTCGAGCCGGCGCCCTACGTCACCTGCCTCTCGCTGGGGCCGGCGGGCGCGGTCGTCACGTCGGGCTGGGACCGCGAGGTGCAGATGACCGAGCACATCGCGAAGGACCTCAAGCACACGATCAACGAGCAGTGGATCTACCCTCCGGTCGACGACCCGGCAGAATTGCTGGACCAGGCGGGCCCGTACGCGGCCTGGCCGGAGTACGAGCCGGCTGGAACAGTGGAGTCGCTCGCGGTGTGA
- a CDS encoding phenol 2-monooxygenase yields MQYELRYQVIEPKRQTYQNVIDRFGDQPASRYLEATLDVEPRENFHYRPTWDQHRELYDADYTALKLTDPYSYTDPRQFYYTPYVTNRANLHDEFTKQMAYLEERELLAKLPTAWRTVLTTAILPLRHYESGAQMVSVGGARFAYGTSLEQCCTYAAFDRIGNAQMLSRVGIALGSGTGDLLQVAKREWLDSEHLQPLRRFTEEAMVTPDWAEGLVAVDLVDSLVYPVLYRELDEIALTSGAGAYSLFTQYLHTWFKDQRKWLDALIKAWAADEEHGAENREHLSRIVATWNPLAHEAATELARVVDHQLPDAGTVAALARTTAAAEQRWAQVTGGAA; encoded by the coding sequence ATGCAATACGAACTGCGGTATCAGGTCATCGAGCCGAAGAGGCAGACCTACCAGAACGTGATCGACCGGTTCGGCGACCAGCCGGCCAGCCGCTACCTCGAGGCGACCCTCGACGTCGAGCCGCGCGAGAACTTCCACTACCGGCCCACGTGGGACCAGCACCGGGAGCTCTACGACGCGGACTACACCGCGCTGAAGCTCACGGATCCCTACAGCTACACGGATCCGCGCCAGTTCTACTACACGCCGTATGTCACCAACCGCGCGAACCTGCACGACGAGTTCACCAAGCAGATGGCGTACCTCGAAGAGCGCGAGCTGCTGGCGAAGCTGCCCACGGCGTGGCGCACGGTGCTCACCACAGCCATCCTTCCCTTGCGCCACTACGAATCCGGCGCGCAGATGGTGAGCGTCGGCGGTGCGCGATTCGCGTACGGCACCTCGCTGGAGCAGTGCTGCACCTACGCGGCGTTCGACCGCATCGGCAACGCGCAGATGCTCTCCCGCGTCGGCATCGCGCTCGGCTCGGGCACCGGCGACCTGCTGCAGGTCGCCAAGCGCGAATGGCTGGACAGCGAGCACCTGCAGCCGCTGCGCCGCTTCACCGAGGAAGCCATGGTCACGCCCGACTGGGCCGAGGGCCTGGTCGCCGTCGACCTCGTCGACTCGCTGGTCTACCCGGTGCTCTACCGCGAGCTCGACGAGATCGCGCTCACCAGCGGCGCCGGCGCGTACAGCCTGTTCACGCAGTACCTGCACACCTGGTTCAAGGACCAGCGCAAGTGGCTCGACGCGCTGATCAAGGCGTGGGCCGCCGACGAGGAGCACGGCGCGGAGAACCGCGAGCACCTGTCCCGCATCGTCGCGACGTGGAACCCGCTCGCGCACGAAGCGGCCACGGAGCTGGCCCGCGTCGTCGACCACCAGCTGCCCGACGCCGGCACGGTCGCCGCGCTCGCGCGGACCACGGCCGCCGCCGAGCAGCGCTGGGCCCAGGTCACCGGAGG
- a CDS encoding LysR family transcriptional regulator yields MELRHLRYFVAVAEECHFGRAADRLHIAQPALSHQIKQLEAELGVELLTRTTRKVQLTPAGERYLDRARAVLASVDAAGVEAGRVSRGDVGRVAIGFTGSATYELLPSLARVLRRDFPGIELDLKGEMLTPDQVTALVEETLDIGFLRPPVREPGLVVQVLRREPLIAVLPASHPLTGRDTVRLADLRDEPFICYPSHHRSVVYDAVFDACQQAGFVPSVVQEVGETSTLVSFVAGGLGVALVPASVRHLQITGSQYRPLAGTTREVQLAAATRADDLSPHVAKVLSRAHSLLGGPR; encoded by the coding sequence ATGGAGCTGCGGCACCTGCGGTACTTCGTCGCCGTCGCCGAGGAGTGCCACTTCGGCCGCGCCGCCGACCGGCTGCACATCGCCCAGCCGGCCTTGTCGCACCAGATCAAGCAGCTCGAGGCCGAGCTCGGTGTCGAACTGCTGACGCGCACCACGCGCAAGGTGCAGCTCACGCCCGCCGGCGAGCGGTACCTCGACCGGGCGCGCGCCGTGCTCGCCTCGGTGGACGCCGCGGGTGTCGAGGCCGGGCGCGTCTCCCGCGGTGACGTCGGGCGGGTGGCCATCGGCTTCACCGGCTCGGCGACCTACGAGCTGCTGCCCTCGCTCGCGCGAGTGCTGCGCCGCGACTTCCCGGGCATCGAGCTGGACCTCAAGGGCGAGATGCTCACCCCCGACCAGGTGACGGCGCTGGTGGAGGAGACCCTCGACATCGGTTTCCTCCGCCCGCCCGTCCGCGAGCCGGGGCTGGTGGTGCAGGTGCTGCGCCGCGAGCCGCTGATCGCGGTGCTGCCCGCCAGTCACCCGCTCACCGGCCGGGACACCGTGCGGCTCGCGGACCTGCGTGACGAGCCGTTCATCTGCTACCCCTCCCACCACCGTTCGGTGGTCTACGACGCCGTGTTCGACGCGTGCCAGCAGGCCGGTTTCGTGCCGTCCGTGGTGCAGGAAGTCGGCGAGACGTCCACTTTGGTGTCGTTCGTGGCGGGTGGACTGGGCGTCGCTCTGGTGCCCGCGTCCGTGCGGCACCTGCAGATCACCGGCTCGCAGTACCGGCCGCTGGCGGGCACGACCCGTGAGGTCCAGCTGGCCGCCGCGACGCGCGCGGACGACCTCTCGCCCCACGTCGCCAAGGTGCTCTCGCGCGCCCACTCGCTGCTCGGCGGCCCGCGCTGA